In Ornithorhynchus anatinus isolate Pmale09 chromosome 17, mOrnAna1.pri.v4, whole genome shotgun sequence, the following proteins share a genomic window:
- the PIMREG gene encoding protein PIMREG yields MASVLQGVGAALGWRAHRVLEETDENGSPPPTRSRRKPGAGGLSVLRGSLRTREALRQVDVNFGGTPAWERLEPPEKGRQSLQSVCRTAQNALGAVAQRLQKSRRPHGHHLMVSPGKRSPAPRTPRRRAPRPASAAATPPRSGPRRCPPRPSASPRRPGGAEWRRLSSWLGKDGGTLPLRRSQRAAALSGPYSSPAPLLGRRQTGSRLASGEFDRDLESVSRGIQDLQYLSQEFDDAIAREERKQAIANYHLLMSRNLQAARKSKKLSRSSLKKLQLN; encoded by the exons ATGGCATCGGtgctgcagggggtgggggccgcCCTGGGGTGGAGGGCTCACCGGGTGCTGGAAGAGACTGACGAGAACGGCAGCCCGCCGCCCACCCGCTCCCGGAGGAagcccggggccggcggcctgAGTGTCCTGCGCGGGAGTCTCCGCACCCGGGAGGCACTGCGGCAGGTGGACGTCAACTTTGGGGGGACCCCGGCCTGGGAGCGTCTGGAGCccccagagaaggggaggcagagcctACAATCCGTCTGCCGCACGGCCCAGAACGCCCTTGGGGCGGTGGCTCAG AGGTTGCAGAAGTCCCGGCGGCCTCACGGCCACCACCTGATGGTCTCCCCTGGGAAgagaagccccgccccccgcaccccTCGCCGgcgggccccccggccggcctccgCCGCTGCCACCCCCCCGAGGTCCGGGCCCCGCCGGTGCCCCCCTCGGCCCAGCGCGTCTccccggaggcccggaggagccgaGTGGAGACGTTTGTCCTCCTGGCTGGGGAAGGACGGGGGGACGTTGCCCCTCAGGAGGTCTCAGAGAGCCGCCGCCCTCAGCGGCCCCtactcctccccggcccccctgcTCGGCCGCCGGCAGACGGGGTCCCGTCTGGCCTCGGG AGAATTCGACAGAGACCTGGAGTCCGTTTCCAGAGGGATCCAGGATCTCCAGTATCTCTCCCAGGAATTTGATGACGCCATTGCCAGAGAAGAAAG GAAACAAGCGATCGCAAACTACCATCTCCTAATGTCCCGGAACCTGCAGGCTGCTCGCAAGTCCAAGAAACTCTCTCGATCTTCCCTGAAGAAGCTGCAGCTGAACTGA